In Phragmites australis chromosome 18, lpPhrAust1.1, whole genome shotgun sequence, the genomic window tttgtttgaaattagttggatgagagaaagaaattcgagagagaaaagaattgagttcgcagttaaaacggacctatttctctagcatgtgggacccaccagctggccggccccacacctcacccaccctccaaccactcaagtggcagcccccacctgcccactctctctcctcctcactctccctcacgcctcccacccgagctccctctccctctcactcccctttaaagccctctctccatttcttccaaaatccgagctcaagagagggattgaaggtatgcatgtggtaccattgcgatcacaagctcgcAAGCTATACATCcttccaattcatttttgttttcccgaaggattcgaaccgattttggtgtcttttggtgttctaggtcgaaacgtgaagaacaccggaattCATCGTCTCCCGAGCATTTCCTCCATTTCCCGGTGGTCACCAACCTTCACAAGCtccgtgggtaagtcccttaggcttcccatgaCAAGAATTCATGGTTTGGTTagtcgattttgagttttagcaaagttcatgagttcttgatgttttggaccaaaaatggggattttgatgaaattgagttaggaatcgagtttttaggttgttaaatgagttctagaacccttgaactagctcaaacatgttcccttttggtttgtAGAAGATCGCAATTCGTTCCGGgcatttttcccctcaaaacagTCCAGTTCTGGTGCTTccctggagtatccggccttccacggagtctccgggtgagcccCGGCCGAAAATAACCGTGAGGGTGCTGCCGTAGagtctcccggagtctccggtaccccggagtcttcggccttcaccggagtatccggtgcactgttcatcagcctctgctgataacttgtaaaattcataattaattcatattaactcaaaaaatcatgaaatcaattttattgGTTTAATAATAAACTaatctatctattaaaaatatccccagatATTAAATGTCTAATTAAATTTTTGAGgataattaattaggcttaagcttcattaattcaccattaattctttacaagtccaaaatggatgaaaccaattttgatagtcttcttatgacttgttctagctaggaaaaatatttgtctatattttaaagcatattttcatggtatttcatcatttgcaccttgtggcttagattgttgtatttcatttatgcttatcattgcacgcatTATGTTTCTTGCtaacattgatactaatgtggttttagtttcatatgatcagttggtagttgcagggtaatttcatatatgttggttaagttagttgctcacacatatgtctaggttgcttaccgcatatgttttacttaaccttgtggtctactcttgctaacagctcaatgcataatccttgtagtcgggatattatatacccatattgtgcaagatttgcgagtaccttcgtactcagggtgctgcccttaagttgatgcaggttcacaggtcggcgaggaggggcggtgtttggctactttgtgcctgccgatcagggtggcgggcaggagtagcacattctactctgaactcggtgcttttggtatggagcttaagggtatgtggctccatatctttttgttgtatagtttattttcttccgctgcatagatcttttgttggttgggagttgaggggtttttgtctcctccaagctctcttttgttgtaaattattaaaatcagttgcatgcttaatacttataatataaatgtttattactcgctctttattaagctatgttgtgatgtacatgttggaaggtatgtgttccgatcttgagcacaaaacacgtgccggaactaccgggatgatattctggttaatcattgaggttgtgattatgaataatgatcctcctggtaattaattagaatattatttggatggttcctcatagagtgtggactagttacaacatggtagacgctctagttataacatgctaaataatatagttacaacattatCGATTGCAACATGGTCACATTTAGTTACCATCAGTCAGCTTAGATAGGTAAGTAACAATCTCTTtatgcatatagttgtaaccATTCTATACCTATAATTGTAATAGTTAGTTGCAATCACTTTATACTTATAGTTGTAAACCCTCAATGCATGTAGTTGCAACTGGTTGCAATCACTGCTCACGAGGTCTCTAGCGAAAATGAtcttattaggccatgattgtgattttggtaattaatggcaatatagtcattgaaactaacatgtttgtcaagaatatatgttagtaggtctcatgtatgcaatacatgaagaagccaccgaagcggggacaaagtttagttgaattggaaaaagtaaCAAGAGAAATAActgcatcggatggtccggtgctccgTGTATTTGCACTCACCTgagcatctctgtcaaagggggactgaggcatgaaagcctcaccggatagtctggtgatcgaGTGTTGGCAACACCAGACAATACATcagataatgaacagtgcaaagatgaaaaagaagcagaagactcCACCGGATATttagtgattgatttgaacacactggaggcaagcaccggagcattgttaaAAAAGAGGAGAATGTAATgacctcaccgaatagtccggtgatgatgttATAAGCACCGAAGAAGGCACCGgggcaatttacacagagaagatgttggctcagatGGCTAAGATATACTCACcgaaaagtccggtgatgaagatggagtatacaccggagtatccggtgttcacagagattTGACTgaggttccaacagctagtttgtgagagtgtactcaccggatgatccggtgttaataactttttagagccgttgggttaacggctagtacgcgagtttgaggctataaataccactccactcagtcatttgagggtgctggagtcctgagaagttcatgtacacctaagaaaacattcaagccaccaaagtgcttaaagtgatcatccaaggtgattaagcacaagattagtgagtaattagtgcttataggcatagagagtgagttgctaggtgattgctacctagagagtggatcaaggagtgatccaacagtgtacctcttggtacgctaacaccttggaatcttggtgactcatcagtaagcttgttgaccctttgacttggtgtaGAGTGGTATCAAGGTGATTGTGCGGGGaagcgaagacccttgcctttgtggctcaagctccgaagtgatcacgatagcgaggaatcggaagagaggctagttgtgagaccttgacttgatggcttggtggctcatccgggtgcaGGCcatgtctttgtgacttggtggctctaaggctgtgaccgggtgctgaccggagcatatcctttgtagagctccaacatgtactagaggtggcattcataccatcgataccacatgaaaaaaaaaatccttatgccaagtttgttctctttaccttatttacgtttccatatttacttacttgcaatttacctttttagataggttgcaagcgatttgatcggtagagtggacacactagataaatctagagcatatttagataaaaattgatatagatttatcttatgtagtttttggagcaaaaatagttctaagtatcctaattcacccccacccctcttaggacgtcaccgatcctttcaagGTGGGAACGTGATTGGCCATCCAGTGGGTCCGGGGGTAGGTgggtgggagcaggtggggctggcGTGCGTGTCAGAGCCTGGATGGCTACTTGGTCAGGCGCGTGCGTAGCCTGTGTGCATTCTACAGGTACACTAAGCGTacctgtatatatatatatatatatatatatatatatatatatatatatatatatatatatatatatatatatatatatatatatatatatatatatatatatatatatatatatatatatatatatatataacacctCTCAAACTCATGGAGAATCAACcacactgagtttggagagatCGAGGGCTTTGTGAACAAATCAACCAACTGAAGCTCGGAAGGAACATACTAAAGAGCAATCATCTTATCTTGTACCTATATCTGTGTGTAAGAAGCATCAATACCAATATGGttggtgagctcatgcttcaccgGATCTCGAGCAATGCTGATAGCACATGTATTGTTTGAGTAAAGAGGTGTAGGCGTAGGagaagaaacaccaaaatcctTAAGTAATCACTATAACCAACTGAGCTCCTCTATCAACAACGTTATGGCTCGCAACTCAGCATATGCACTAGAACAAGAAACTATGGTATGCTTTTTAGTCTTCCAAACAATGAGAGAACTaccaagaaaaacacagtaGGTAGAGAATAGACCGATGATTAGAAGGATCACTAGCCCAAGTAGCATTAGAAGCACAAAGTTGTAAAGAGCTAGAGCATAGAAAGAAGAGACGACGAGAGATATTCCTATGAAGATAGCGCAAAACAGGGAGgatatgactatagtggagctGAGTTATAGAAGAAACGAACTGACTGAGGATGTGCACTGCATGAGAAATGATCAGGAAATTGAAAGCTGATTGAGCCATTCACTTCACTCTCTTTCACTCCATTTCGGTAGTGTTCTAGAGCCCCATTGTACTTGGTTCTTGGTTTTCGTGCCGCAACACAAACCCTAATCTCGATCTATCACCAACAACCACGATATTAGGGATGCCTACCTTTCTACAAGATTTGGATCCCAGCATACACTCCCATGCATACATTTCACTGCAAAATCCATGGTCTCCGTAGCTGATATGACGGGTGCAGGTAGGGGTAAGAGTGGTACGGATAATTCCCGATCCGTCCCCGAATCCGGTTTTTAagggcataacttttgtatacggactccgattttgatttttttttactctacggacatctaaaaaaaagttacatccgtttctctctAACTTCATCGGGTTTGGAAAAGTTACATACTGAAGGGGGAGCGGTGACAGGGGAGGTCATTTTGTTAGCactaaaaaaaactccaatCAGGACCACAAATTGTAGATCAACGGCTACTGGTAGCTTGCCTAAGCGCACACttggtcattttttttttcaaattagcCCCTCAATTAGATCGCAATTGTTCTCTGTGATCCATATTTTTCGTAGATCTCTTAAATCGGATCGTGATGAATAGTTGCTATCCAAGTTTTTTAAGAAAACCTCCTAGATTGGATCGCGATTATTAGTTGTGACCCAATATTTGGCATATTACTCTCTCGTTTGCTTCTACTTCGCTAACTCTCCCACGACACTGGCATCTGATAAGGGATGGATCCATGTCTTCCCCTGAAACAACACACAGAGGAAATCAAACAAAGGCCCCTAGTAAATGGTAGCCtgaaggggggggggtgccTTCGGTCCAGAATCGAAGGCTAGGAACATGGCAGTGCACCTTGGCAGGACCATAAATAACTCTGGCAAGACTCTAGGGAGTTTTACCCTTCTACCCTCGAGAGGAGTACCTCCCAATGGCATTCTTGTAAAATAAGCGAAGGGCAATCTTGTAAACAAGCTGCCACGgtaggctataaatatcccctcCAAGATGCAATTGAAAGCTGATTGAGCCATTCTCTCAACACTTTGTGTTCTCTCCCTCCATTCACTCCACTTTCTTGCACTCCATTTTGGTAGGCTCGAGAGCCCCACTGTAATTGGTTTTTGTGCCACAACACAAACCCTAATCTCGATCTATCACCAACAACCACAATGTTAGGGATGCCTACCTTTCTACAAGATTTGGATCCCAGCATACACTCCCATGCATGCATCTCACTGCAAAATCCATGGCTTCGGTAGCTGATATGACGGGTGCAGGTAGGGATAAGAGTGGTACGGATAATTCCCGATCCGATCCCGAATCCGGTTGTTAAGGATATGGGGAGGACTTTTCAATATCTGAGAAGAAACGGATAGTCCGATATTTGATCGGTGCAGATATGGAGTAGGATATGGTTTTGTAAAAAATCTGAATGATACATATTATCTGACTTTTTAAATAGGATTATCCCATGCTTGAAATCGGattatccaaaaaaaaaaattgccacAGCCAACAATCCACCAGTAGCCGTGCCCCTGCTTATCTTTTTTAAGAGTCATCCTAGTATCTTCCTTGAATTAGTATGATGGACTGATGGTAATGACTCTTGTGAGCCGTGGTGTTTAGAAATGACACTTTAACAGCAAGGGCGGATCAGagggctggggggggggggggggggctaaaGCCCCCGTAATGGCTGCTACACCCTTGTAGTCCCCCAAGCCCTCCTCCATTTTTTGCAAGAGAAGGAGAATAAGGGAgatgaggtggaagaagaagcagctcCTCCTACAAGCTTACGCTGGCTCCGCCATTGTTTAACATTACGTAATGTACCGTGCTGCTGCCCTATAATGCTGCTGCTAGCTTCCAAGAACAAAGTATTTTGTGCATTGTGTCTTTGTgtgtatttttggaatttttaatcAATGTATAATGCTCTACATCTAGGTGTATCATCTAACTACGTTAAGTCCATTTCCATCCAATTCCGTACCGTTTCTGACAtcggggaaaaaaaaatccatattcCTATTCACGTATTATTCGCTCTGCTCTGAATCTCATAAAAAAGTGAAGTAAAATATGGAGAAGACATTATCCGTTATCACTCCAGGTGCAGGTGCGACTTGGGCGGTGCTGTGTTGGGCCAGCCTGTCAGGTTCTTGCATCGCTAGGATGAAGCAGAATCTGAAACGTACGTACTCTCTAAGGCAGGGGATTACGACAGGCAAACACAGCAGAAGAATATAATCTGTTACTACTAGCCTCTCATGCATGATTAAGACGTAGTGGTCACCGTATGAGGCCAGCACAATACTGATCGTATCTACTCCTTGTTTAGACCATGGAGAGATCCCAAGGATCTCCTGTTCCATTTAACAATCCAAACATGTCGACCTGCCCATCTCAACTCCGAAGCCTTCCGTCATAAACTACTAACCCCGTGATCCGGTCGCGCGCGCCCAATGATTTCTGCGTGCGCAACGCCGCGGCAGcttcgccgtcgccggcgttgAGACGCCACGTACCCGGTGAGGACGTACGTACATGCACGCCCAACCAAACCAACCACTTCAGCTGCTGTTGCAACCGCGCGACGCTTCCTCGTACgtacgtgcgtgcgtgcgtgcccCCGTCGTGCGTCGCGGCCGCATGCATACATTGCAGGTGGCACGCCAGCCAGGCCGCGCCGCGCCGGCGCCTGCATGACAGGCTGACACCGCACGGGGAACCACCTTGATTGGATGCACGGGCACGGTATATATGCGCTCGCGCGGCGGCTCCAATGGATTAAGCAGCTGCCTGCAACTTGCCGTATCCAAGTGATAATCGAGCTCAGACGTACGGAGCCAAGTGATCGATCTCGGCTGGCATGGAGTACCACTGCGCCGAGCAGCAGCTGTGCAGGCTGAGGCAGCACGTCGTGGCTTCCTCGTCCTCGGCCGGGGCGGTGGCCGGCGCTCTGGAGGGCGTGGCGCGCGTGTACGAGCACGTGGAGTCACTCGCGGGGTCAGCGCGCGCCGAGCAGGTGGAGGACGAGCTGGAGGCGTCCGTGGCGCTGCTCGACGCGTGCGCCACGGCGCGGGACGCGCTCCGCTCGATGCGCGCGTGCGCGCTCGACATCGAGGTTGCCGTGCGGCGCGGGGACGGCCCgggaggagacggcgccgcgcGCGCGTACGCGCGCCTGGCAAGGAAGGCGTGCGCGGACGTCAGGAGGCAGGGCCGCGGTGTCTCGAGGCGCGAGCAGGCGGCAGACGCCGGGCACTCGTTGCATGAGGCGCGGCGGCTCACTGTGGCCGTGCTGGAGCGCGTCGTGGCGACGCTATCCCAGAGTGTGGTCGCGGCGCCGGGGGCCCGACCGGCGGGGAGGTGGTCCACGTGCGTGGCGAGGGCGTTCCGGAAGAGGGCCCGGGTGGCGTGCGAGGATGCTGACGATACCACCGTCTCTTTGGCGTCGCCGTCGTCCTCGCGGGACGCCGAGGCGGCGTGGCGAGTGCAGAGAGAGCTGAGGGCATTGTGCGACACGATTCAGCATCTGGAGGACGGACTGGAGCTGCTGTTCAGACGCCTGGTGCAATGCACGGTGTTCTTGCTCAACATGCGCAGCTTATAGGCGCTGCTGCACAGAGCTTGAATAGAATAGCTGTGCTTGTAGATCAGATACGACAGATGGTCTTGTATGCAAATTTTTTGACACCTGCCTGCTCCATGAAGAACAAAATAGCATATGACAGTTTTGAGCCATTGATGATTGTGTATGCTTACATAGCTCTATGTCTCTGATGCATCATGAATCATACTAAAAGCAAAAGAAATACAAAAaaagagtgaattgcacaaaacaaTAATTATTGTGTCATTTATAActcaaaactacaaatattatgcatagtaacacaaaactacaagtattctgcactaatttcatataaacccgattttaattatattaattcaaaaaatagtcttatattttttcaaaaattctagaaatttttgtacatgtttcataatctatgtcAAACCCATTTAaatagattcacccaaaaaatctgtgtagaatttaaactaaaattctccaaaaaaaactactttataactcctaataattgttaaggtctcaaataaaatcacaaagatatggaaaatttcactaatattcttcttatatgatggaataatttctaaaattatttacaaccctaggttatatggtgaaaaagtgagttctttgtaATGAATTatttacaaagtaactcactttttcaccatataatataaaattgaaaataattttagaaattattccatcatataagaagaatattaatgaattttttcatatttttgggattttatttgaggtcctaacaGTTGTtatgagttataaaagtagtatttttttggagaattttagtttaaattctacacaatcTTTTGTacgaatccaattaaaatgggttgcacatgaattatggaacacgtaaaaaaaagttctaggacttttagagaaatataagacaactttttggatgaattcaattaaaataggattttatgtgaaattagtgTACACTACtttagttttgtgttactagacacaatacttgtagttttgtattacaaatggcataatacttgtagttttatgcaattcactcaaaaaaaaaaatctcagaaTTCAGACATGTACATGCCACTGAACATAATttctcttatctttttttttttttttgacgaaaTGGTGTGAGATACTTAACAGTTCAATTGAAAGAAATCCTAAAAGAGAAGAAACACACGATGCTTGCCCCCTTCACCATGCCAGGTAAAGTTGTGCATTATATGACATGATTAGGGTGAAATATCATGAACAGACTTGAGCTATTATGCAGAGATTGTATTCCACCTCAGGTGGTTACTCTTGTCTCTACCAAAGGAAGTGCGCAGAAGCATGTTTGGCTGAACTTGGAGCAAATTGCAACAGGAAGCTTCCCGTAATATCGTCGCCCTTGATGTCACTGCACCCCACGGTGACTTCCAGACGATTTGCCATCATTTACGGTACGAGGAATTAATCACCAAGGAATCATGTTTATgcacatacttttttttttttgaaacgaacAGGCAGGAGATCACCAAGGAATCATGTCTATGCACATACTTTCGGTGTATCGCGATAACCAATTTTGATGCTGCCTGCTGAATGAAGGCAAATAGTCTGCTGAATGATGCGCAACAAAACTGTCCATCCACGCATGCTGAATGGATCGGATTCAGACAGTCCTTGAACTAGACATTCCTGAAACAGGAATTTTGGCAGGTGAATATAAATGGCAGATCCTGCTTCGGATTGCACAACCATGCCCCAACACCAATGAACCTTCCATGCACCTCTGCTGTTCCTCTTCGTTTCAGACTCCTGGCCATCTACTGAACTCAACATCACATCAAGCCCTCGCGCGTGCAGTCTACTCTGCCGGCAACGCATCCAACATGACAGCCTAGTCATGTTCGTTAGCGATACGTGGTTGCGTTAGACAACAAGTGAAGGGCATCAACTTGTCTGTGCCCTCCAATCAAGAGCAGATGGGAAGGTGTAGATGGAGATTCCTGCTGTCCTTCCAGTTTGCCACACCATCTTCTCAACCTCCTGATTATAAGTAGGGAGAGCGAGAGCATCGACACCATCAATTCATCGTTCGCTCCCTTTGCCTATCTCATCTCCTATCTCCACACTCAAAGATTGCACCAAATTTCCTTTCAAACATGGCCGGCCATCAAAGATCGACAAGCTGGCCGTCTGTGACTCATCCCAACGAGATCAAAATTGAAGAAGCCCTACACAGCATAAGTTCAGTCATTTCTTCGCCATCTGCCACCATTGAAATGGTATGTGGTGGTCTGAGGAGGCTTGGAGACGTCTACAGCTGCATCAACGAGATCATATGCTTGCAGAGCAACCAAGTACATGGGAAGAGGCTGgaggaagaaatggagagatcGCTTGAGGTGCTGGATCTCTGCAATACCATGCAGGAAAGCTTGGCTGACTCGAAGATGACCATCCAGGAGCTGCAAATGGTTCTCAACAGAGGAGACCTTGCAGTAGCTCAAGTTAAGGTTCAATCCTACGTTCGCTTGGTGAAGAAGGCTAAGCATCACCTGAAGAAGGCTACCAACAAGTCTACCTCCTACGAGGATGGATGGTTGGTCAGTTTATTGACCGCAGCAAGAGGGATCACTATCTCAGCCCTCAAATCTGCAGTGGAGCTCCTATCAAAGCAAATGGCTACCTGCAATGCAAACAAGTGGTCTCTTATCTACAAATCATCCCAAAAGAGAAGAATTTCATGCGAGGAGGTGCAATGGCAGGCACTGGAGTTGGGCATTGTAGGCCTTGAGAGTTCAGTTGAGAATCTGTTCAGAAGTTTGATCCAAACAAGGGTTTCTCTTCTGAACACCCTCAGCTTGTAGATTCTCCAAAGGTGCACTGCGATTGGCATCCAACTTTTATAGGACCTGTCAATCAGCATGAAATTTTGTACATCAGATGTATACAGTTCCAATTATAGTAGTAGATACAACTGAAAAGACATGGTTCCATTCtttggaaaaagaaattgcatagTTATCATAACCTGTGGTTATCCCATCAATTTTGCTGCCCACTTGAACAAGTAGTGCCATCTCTATGTAGTATGTACAATCAGAAGTTATCTAAACTGAAACCACAACGACATTTAACTTAACAATGGTTGTTTGTTTCCGAGCAAAAACAAATTCACAGTATTCTTAGCCTGTGGTTATTCCTTCAGTTTTGCTACAAACTGGTACAATGGACTTCATGTATACTTTTACAGACCTAGTGGCCCATTTGAACAACTAGTGGCCCATTTGAACAAGTGCTATCTCTATGTGGTACACTGGTATGTACAATCAGAACTTCAGAAGTTATCCAAACTGAAATCACAAAGACATTAACAGTGATTACTTGTTTCCCACGCTTCCTTCCATGCTTACAGACATAAAAATTTCAAATATCTCGCCTGATATTATCTGCATTCATATGCCACTGCTGTAGAAGTTAGGTGTCCGCGCTAACTAATTCATCTCATTACATTTCTGTTGCATGCTTAGGATGTTTTTCCTAATAATATAATCTGACATGGTTATCTCAAGCAAGACGCCATCTTAAACTCAATGTTAAACGTGAACTATACTGTTCACTGAATCAAAACTCGTGCACTTACGTTGTTGTCCTTGCTGTTGCTGTGGTTGGCTGAGACATGCCAGCGATGCTGCACAGGCTGTGGAAGTGTAGAACACGCCCTAACGTTGAATTATCAGCAGACCAGAAAAATTATTCCTCTCATCAACACCAAAACTACAGTTCTTCCCTTCTTCCTGCATGATCTCGTACCTATATCTGAAAATAACGTAACCCCTCGTGCAGAGAGAATTGTTACCAATAATTGAGACATGCCAGGCACATAACCTCACTCATTAACGTTTGTTGCAGTATTAAAAAGCAGGTTAGTAACAACTTGTCTGGACTTTGGTGGCTATGTTCCTCAACACATCACTTAACAACGGTGCAGAACATATGGAGGGTGGTGGCCAAGATTCTTTCTGTCGTTTACTCTAATCATGCCATTGCTTCTGCCGCTCTGTTATATATAGAGAAGCCAGGGTTAAGCACCAACAAACTGCAGCTTGTCTTACCTAATCTTCCCTTCCCTTTCAATTTCTCCATACATAGCACAAAGCTTCAACTCCTCTTCACCCTCGGCAACCATTGACACGATATAAGATGGTTTGAGGAGGCTTGGAAACATCTACAGCAGCATTGAGGAGATGATGTGCACACCGAGCAACCAAGTTACCCTCTGCCAGACCCTGCAAAGGAAGGCAGTGGAGGAAGAGCTTGGACGGTCACTCGTCTTGCTTGACCTCTGCAATGCCATGCAGGAAAGTTTCATCGAGCTGAAGATGACTGTCCAAGAACTACTCTTGGCCCTCAAAAGAGGAGATGATGCAGCTGCTCAAGTCAAGGCTTACATTCGGCTAACAAAGAAGGCGCACAAACAGTTCAAGAAAGCCTGCAAAAAGACTACTTCTGATGAGAAGGATTGCAGGGTGGTGAAGCTACTAGCAAAAGCAAGACTGATCACTACGTCGCTGCTCGAATCCACATCGTGCCTCTTGTCAAAGCAAATTGAGATGCGCAAGAAGTCTCTTATCTCCAAAACATTCCAGAAGGGAAAAGTAGTATGCGAAGAGGATCGATTGCAGGCATTAGAGTGCAGTATCAGAAATCTTGTCACACCcctgttttaaaaaaaaaaaaaatcttgaaatcTCTGTCtctcccccctccctctctcgcaTCCTCATGAcccggcactgctcgccgccgcgTGCGCCAGGCCTCTACTCTGCGCCACGCCGCGCGTCGCAGCCATCTTCGCGCCCTACGCCACTCCCTCGAGCCATGCGCCTTGCCTCGTGCCCCGTACAGTTGCCGTGCTCATGTCATCGCCGTCTATAAGAAGAATAgtgtcctcttcctcctccatccacaccgcatctctctctccctctccacctgaGCAAagcaccgcc contains:
- the LOC133899772 gene encoding uncharacterized protein LOC133899772 produces the protein MAGHQRSTSWPSVTHPNEIKIEEALHSISSVISSPSATIEMVCGGLRRLGDVYSCINEIICLQSNQVHGKRLEEEMERSLEVLDLCNTMQESLADSKMTIQELQMVLNRGDLAVAQVKVQSYVRLVKKAKHHLKKATNKSTSYEDGWLVSLLTAARGITISALKSAVELLSKQMATCNANKWSLIYKSSQKRRISCEEVQWQALELGIVGLESSVENLFRSLIQTRVSLLNTLSL